A window of Elusimicrobiota bacterium contains these coding sequences:
- a CDS encoding methyl-accepting chemotaxis protein, with protein sequence MENIQYQRAFVPRRRLFLSASFQGKLLWGIAAATLLSAVLLAVDYYVFFGRNVPTSPWDPEMVWIFLKANRPLIIQLVVFVTVLCFITIVLTHRVAGPLYSLEKSIKIVQEGNLVHRARFRKKDELSHLRDAFNAMLEAVHGKVLKDRDAVAAARREIEPLLARPDLNAETKAQLERIKSHLESVTRGFTL encoded by the coding sequence ATGGAAAACATTCAATATCAACGCGCTTTCGTCCCGCGGCGGCGCCTGTTCCTCAGCGCCAGCTTTCAGGGAAAACTGCTTTGGGGCATTGCCGCCGCCACGTTGTTGTCCGCCGTGCTGCTGGCCGTGGACTACTATGTTTTCTTCGGCCGCAACGTTCCCACCAGCCCCTGGGACCCCGAAATGGTGTGGATTTTCCTCAAAGCCAACCGTCCGCTGATCATTCAATTGGTTGTTTTCGTGACCGTCCTCTGCTTCATCACCATCGTTTTGACCCACCGGGTCGCGGGGCCGCTCTACAGCCTTGAAAAATCCATCAAAATCGTCCAGGAAGGCAATCTGGTCCACCGCGCCCGATTCCGAAAAAAAGACGAGCTCTCCCATCTCCGCGACGCGTTCAACGCGATGCTGGAGGCCGTCCACGGCAAGGTCCTGAAGGACCGAGACGCCGTGGCCGCCGCCCGCCGGGAGATCGAACCCCTCCTGGCCCGGCCCGACCTCAACGCCGAGACCAAAGCCCAGCTGGAGCGGATCAAATCCCATTTGGAATCCGTCACCCGCGGATTCACCCTTTAG
- a CDS encoding LOG family protein, giving the protein MRRSEPEIVYFSDEEFAKRVVGDSIFKLWQAVDDLARLRPRRRPRYRVTIFGSARARPGTEAYRHAGQLAWALARLGCDIVTGGGPGLMRAANEGALRAGRGEKSSIGIRVNLRAEQKSNPFVGTSYEHRTFFSRLQHFVLLSDAFLVVTGGIGTTLEAMMIWQLLQVRKIYNTPLVFVGAQWADLVDWARRHMLGAKPPLADPRDLVIPHCVETVEEATAIIRRHREKWAKNGRNGAPERRRSAKGPPRRIS; this is encoded by the coding sequence ATGCGCCGGTCCGAACCCGAAATCGTTTATTTTTCCGATGAAGAATTCGCCAAGCGCGTGGTCGGCGACTCCATTTTCAAGCTGTGGCAGGCCGTCGACGATTTGGCCCGCCTCCGCCCACGACGGCGTCCCCGTTACCGGGTGACTATTTTCGGCTCCGCCCGAGCCCGTCCGGGCACCGAGGCGTACCGCCACGCCGGCCAACTGGCCTGGGCCCTGGCCCGTTTGGGCTGCGACATCGTGACCGGCGGGGGGCCGGGCCTTATGCGGGCCGCCAACGAAGGGGCGCTTCGGGCGGGCCGGGGCGAAAAATCCTCCATCGGCATTCGGGTGAACCTTCGCGCCGAACAAAAGTCAAACCCTTTTGTCGGAACGTCCTACGAACACCGGACTTTTTTCTCCCGCTTGCAGCACTTCGTTCTCTTGTCCGACGCCTTTCTGGTCGTGACCGGCGGCATCGGCACCACTTTGGAAGCCATGATGATCTGGCAACTGCTTCAAGTGCGGAAGATTTACAACACCCCGCTTGTTTTCGTTGGCGCCCAATGGGCGGACCTTGTGGACTGGGCGCGACGGCACATGCTCGGCGCGAAACCGCCCTTGGCCGACCCCCGGGATCTGGTCATTCCCCATTGCGTGGAAACCGTCGAAGAAGCCACGGCGATCATTCGCCGCCACCGGGAAAAATGGGCCAAGAACGGGCGGAACGGCGCCCCCGAGCGCCGGCGGAGCGCGAAGGGACCCCCTCGGCGAATCTCATAA
- a CDS encoding type II secretion system protein codes for MFKTRGFTLIELMLVVAIIGLLAAIAVPKFADLVVKAKEAVIKGHLGVIRSALSIYYADNEGRYPPLPYGMLKNVLTTGGKYLDEIEAISIPTVPGHRGHPEFNPGNVSDAFFGNSLSGGEWAYIAAGGVRIVVNCTHTDSMGTTWSSW; via the coding sequence CTGTTTAAAACCAGAGGTTTCACCCTCATTGAACTCATGCTGGTGGTGGCCATCATCGGCCTGCTGGCCGCCATCGCCGTTCCCAAATTCGCCGATCTCGTGGTCAAAGCCAAAGAAGCGGTGATCAAAGGGCACTTGGGTGTCATTCGAAGCGCCCTGAGCATTTACTACGCCGACAACGAAGGGCGATACCCTCCCCTGCCTTATGGCATGCTCAAAAACGTGTTGACCACCGGTGGAAAATATTTGGATGAGATTGAGGCGATTTCCATTCCAACCGTGCCGGGCCACCGGGGGCATCCGGAGTTCAACCCGGGCAACGTTTCGGACGCTTTTTTCGGAAATTCCTTAAGCGGTGGCGAATGGGCGTATATCGCCGCCGGGGGTGTACGCATTGTTGTCAATTGCACCCACACCGATTCCATGGGCACCACCTGGAGTTCCTGGTAA